In Candidatus Pelagibacter ubique HIMB140, a single window of DNA contains:
- the acs gene encoding acetate--CoA ligase, translated as MPKKKKKAKSKKKTKVRKKTAVKKKTKVKRKKSKKILKQSEKSAPELIIKTKPEWIKSSLANKSKYEQKYSQSIKNNDEFWKKEGKRITWIKPYKKIKDVKYSSKEVKIKWFEDGTLNASANCIDRHLKDKKDKTAIIWVGDDPKDSQKITYKQLHQKVSKAANGLKKLGIKKGDRVTIYLTMIPELAILMLACVRIGAVHSIIFGGFSADSISGRVNDCESEYIITADEGVRGGKTIPLKETTDEALESCPNVKKCIVVKRTGNSISWNYDRDVWYHDLIKDVPSQCEPEEMNAEDPLFILYTSGSTGKPKGVLHTTGGYMVYASMTHQYIFNYKPKDIYWCTADIGWVTGHSYIIYGPLSNGATTIMFEGIPNYPDSSRWWQIVDKYKVNTFYTAPTAIRALMREGDKPVKKTSRKSLKLLGTVGEPINPEAWMWYYKTVGNSKCPIVDTWWQTETGGILIAPQTGAIPLKPGSATKPFYGIKPMLVDKSGKEIKGPGEGRLCIAQSWPGQMRTVYGDHQRFIDTYFSQFEGKYFTGDGCRRDKDGYYWITGRVDDVIIVSGHNLGTAEIESAFVAHPKVAEAAVVGYPHDIKGNGLYCYVTLNAGERETGELERDLKLWVRKQIGPLATPDLIHFTPGLPKTRSGKIMRRILRKIAANEHGQLGDTTTLADPSVVDSLVENRKNI; from the coding sequence ATGCCAAAAAAAAAGAAAAAAGCTAAATCTAAAAAAAAAACTAAAGTAAGAAAGAAAACTGCAGTTAAGAAAAAAACTAAAGTTAAAAGAAAAAAATCAAAAAAAATTTTAAAACAAAGTGAAAAATCTGCTCCTGAATTAATTATAAAAACTAAACCTGAGTGGATCAAAAGTAGTTTGGCCAACAAAAGTAAATACGAGCAAAAATATTCTCAATCTATAAAAAATAACGACGAATTTTGGAAAAAAGAAGGAAAAAGAATTACTTGGATTAAACCTTATAAAAAAATTAAAGATGTTAAATACAGTTCTAAAGAAGTAAAAATTAAATGGTTTGAAGATGGAACACTAAATGCATCTGCAAACTGTATCGATAGACATCTAAAAGATAAAAAAGATAAAACAGCAATAATTTGGGTTGGTGATGATCCAAAAGATAGTCAAAAAATTACTTACAAACAGCTTCATCAAAAAGTTTCTAAAGCAGCAAACGGTTTAAAAAAATTAGGTATTAAAAAAGGGGATAGAGTTACAATTTATCTTACGATGATACCAGAACTTGCTATTTTAATGTTAGCATGCGTTAGAATTGGTGCTGTCCACTCAATTATTTTTGGAGGTTTTTCAGCAGACTCTATTTCTGGAAGAGTGAATGACTGTGAGTCTGAATATATAATTACAGCAGATGAAGGTGTTAGGGGAGGAAAAACTATTCCATTAAAAGAAACAACTGATGAAGCATTAGAGAGCTGTCCTAATGTAAAAAAATGTATCGTTGTTAAACGTACAGGAAATTCAATTAGTTGGAATTATGATAGAGATGTTTGGTATCATGATTTAATTAAAGATGTTCCTTCACAGTGTGAGCCAGAGGAAATGAACGCAGAAGATCCTTTATTTATTTTATACACATCAGGTTCAACTGGAAAACCAAAGGGAGTTTTGCACACAACAGGTGGATACATGGTGTATGCATCAATGACTCATCAATATATTTTTAATTACAAACCAAAAGATATTTATTGGTGTACTGCTGATATTGGTTGGGTAACAGGTCACAGTTATATTATCTATGGTCCTCTTTCGAACGGTGCAACAACTATAATGTTTGAGGGAATACCAAACTATCCTGATAGTTCTAGATGGTGGCAAATAGTAGATAAATACAAAGTAAATACTTTTTATACTGCACCCACTGCAATCAGAGCTCTAATGAGAGAAGGTGATAAGCCTGTAAAAAAAACATCTAGAAAATCTTTAAAGTTACTTGGAACTGTTGGTGAACCAATAAATCCAGAAGCTTGGATGTGGTATTACAAAACAGTTGGAAATTCTAAGTGCCCAATTGTAGATACATGGTGGCAGACAGAAACAGGAGGGATATTAATTGCCCCTCAAACAGGTGCTATTCCTTTAAAACCTGGCTCTGCAACAAAACCATTTTATGGAATTAAGCCCATGTTGGTTGATAAATCAGGCAAAGAGATAAAAGGACCTGGAGAAGGAAGACTTTGCATAGCACAATCATGGCCTGGACAAATGAGAACAGTATATGGGGATCATCAAAGATTTATTGATACTTACTTTTCTCAGTTTGAAGGCAAATATTTTACTGGTGACGGATGTCGAAGAGACAAAGATGGATATTATTGGATTACAGGTCGAGTAGATGATGTAATTATTGTGTCAGGACACAACTTAGGTACAGCTGAAATTGAAAGTGCATTTGTAGCTCATCCAAAAGTAGCAGAGGCAGCAGTAGTAGGTTACCCACATGATATTAAAGGTAATGGATTATATTGTTATGTAACATTAAATGCTGGTGAAAGGGAAACTGGTGAACTCGAAAGAGATCTAAAACTTTGGGTAAGAAAACAAATTGGTCCACTTGCTACACCTGACTTAATTCATTTCACTCCAGGACTTCCAAAAACAAGATCTGGAAAAATTATGAGAAGAATTTTAAGAAAAATTGCTGCAAATGAACATGGTCAATTAGGAGACACAACTACCTTGGCCGATCCTAGCGTTGTTGATAGTTTGGTTGAAAACAGAAAAAATATTTAA
- a CDS encoding LON peptidase substrate-binding domain-containing protein produces MKKEDLPINIPVFPLSNFIIFPKTTVPLNIFEPRYIDMINDSMKSNKIIGMIQPQSSSYQKVQPELHKVGCIGKITSFRETDDGRYLIELKGVIRFKSVEELDTLTKYRILHVDYSDYIQDLDNKKEDLKFSDLELIFKDLKSLFEKKGFIINWKALEKQSLDETINALSMASPFSLEEKQVLLEAQNLDIRKNKIAEILKTYTHDIYENNTIQ; encoded by the coding sequence ATGAAAAAAGAAGATCTACCAATTAATATTCCCGTATTTCCATTAAGTAATTTTATCATTTTTCCAAAAACTACAGTCCCATTAAATATCTTTGAACCTCGTTATATTGATATGATTAACGATAGTATGAAATCAAATAAAATAATAGGAATGATACAACCTCAATCATCTAGCTATCAAAAAGTTCAACCTGAGCTTCATAAAGTGGGTTGTATTGGTAAAATAACTAGTTTTAGAGAAACAGATGACGGTAGATATTTAATAGAATTAAAAGGTGTCATAAGATTTAAATCTGTCGAAGAATTAGATACTTTAACTAAATATAGAATCTTACACGTAGATTATAGTGATTACATTCAAGATTTAGATAATAAAAAAGAAGATCTTAAATTTTCAGATTTAGAGTTAATCTTTAAAGACCTAAAGTCTTTGTTTGAAAAAAAAGGTTTCATCATTAATTGGAAAGCACTGGAAAAACAAAGTCTAGATGAAACAATAAACGCCTTATCTATGGCCTCACCTTTTTCTCTAGAGGAAAAACAAGTTTTATTAGAAGCTCAAAATTTAGATATTAGAAAAAATAAAATTGCTGAGATATTAAAAACATATACTCACGACATCTATGAAAATAACACTATTCAATAA
- a CDS encoding sodium:solute symporter family protein, with protein sequence MIKGNFIDNLPKVYGIYTGGFIGFIILMAIGEQMGMSAKAIGICFVGFTIFIYAAIGWLSRTAQASNYYVAGRTVPTVFNGMATAADWMSGASFVAMAGGIYFKGYGYMALLVGWTGGYVLVATLLAPYLRKFGCYTVPDFVGTRYGGNTARLMAVIVLTVASFTYVTAQINATGTIAAVALDIPFQYAVYVGLVSILLCSMLGGMRGVTWTQVAQYIVLIIAYLLPVFWISNNIGAGFFPHFMLADEVARIGELEQQYGFVKNSAADLATVPKGLAGITKAHSEVNATPWAFISLALAMMMGTASLPHVMMRFFTTPSVKAARKSVGWSVFFIFLLYSSAPMLATLSKLALIDPNLPTGIIGKSIAEVQAIDWYQNWNQANLMFVNDFNGNGTVELNEFFMGGKAVVLATPEIAGLPYVISGLVAAGGLAAAMSTADGLILAIANAISHDVYYKMVDPKAETAKRLVVARVLLVVIGFAGATIAAMEIQGILGSVIWAFDFAMSGLFWPLVLGVWWKRANKEGAIAGMVLGLVSGFAYLVWVRSGGSGFLGITQLTFGIFGSTVSLVAMVVVSLMTSAPSAATQKMVDDSRVPAGASVIGGQK encoded by the coding sequence ATGATTAAGGGTAATTTTATAGATAACTTGCCTAAAGTTTATGGAATCTACACAGGTGGATTTATAGGTTTCATAATCTTAATGGCGATTGGTGAGCAGATGGGTATGTCTGCAAAAGCAATAGGTATTTGCTTTGTAGGTTTTACCATTTTCATCTACGCAGCAATTGGTTGGCTATCTCGAACAGCCCAAGCAAGTAACTATTACGTAGCTGGAAGAACGGTTCCAACTGTGTTCAACGGAATGGCAACAGCAGCCGACTGGATGTCTGGTGCTTCGTTCGTTGCAATGGCAGGTGGTATTTACTTCAAGGGTTATGGATATATGGCTTTGCTTGTAGGTTGGACAGGTGGTTATGTGTTAGTTGCAACTTTATTAGCACCATACTTAAGAAAATTTGGATGTTACACAGTTCCAGATTTCGTAGGTACTAGATACGGTGGTAATACTGCAAGATTGATGGCGGTTATCGTTTTAACTGTTGCATCATTCACATATGTGACTGCACAAATTAACGCTACAGGTACTATTGCAGCTGTTGCTTTAGATATCCCATTCCAATACGCAGTATATGTTGGACTAGTTAGTATTTTACTATGTTCAATGCTTGGTGGTATGAGAGGGGTAACTTGGACACAGGTTGCACAATACATTGTACTAATCATAGCTTACCTACTTCCAGTATTCTGGATCAGTAACAACATTGGTGCGGGTTTCTTCCCACATTTCATGTTAGCTGATGAAGTTGCTAGGATTGGTGAGTTAGAGCAACAGTATGGGTTTGTTAAAAACTCTGCTGCTGATTTAGCTACAGTACCTAAAGGGTTAGCTGGTATTACTAAGGCTCACTCTGAAGTAAACGCAACACCTTGGGCTTTCATCTCATTAGCATTAGCAATGATGATGGGAACAGCTTCATTACCACACGTAATGATGAGGTTCTTTACTACTCCAAGTGTAAAAGCAGCTAGAAAATCAGTAGGTTGGTCGGTATTCTTTATCTTCCTACTATATTCTTCTGCACCAATGTTAGCGACATTATCTAAACTTGCTTTGATTGATCCAAACTTACCAACAGGTATTATTGGTAAATCAATTGCAGAAGTTCAAGCAATCGATTGGTATCAAAACTGGAACCAAGCAAATCTGATGTTTGTAAACGACTTTAATGGAAATGGAACTGTTGAATTAAACGAGTTCTTCATGGGTGGTAAAGCCGTTGTATTAGCAACACCAGAAATTGCTGGATTACCATATGTAATCTCAGGTCTAGTTGCTGCTGGAGGTTTGGCAGCTGCGATGTCAACTGCAGATGGTTTGATTCTTGCAATCGCAAATGCAATCTCACATGATGTTTACTACAAAATGGTAGACCCTAAAGCTGAGACTGCTAAGAGACTAGTTGTTGCGAGGGTATTACTTGTAGTAATTGGTTTTGCAGGAGCAACTATAGCAGCAATGGAGATCCAAGGTATCTTAGGTTCAGTAATCTGGGCTTTTGACTTTGCGATGTCTGGATTGTTCTGGCCACTTGTACTTGGTGTATGGTGGAAGAGAGCTAATAAAGAAGGTGCTATAGCTGGTATGGTCTTAGGATTAGTTTCTGGTTTCGCGTATCTAGTTTGGGTACGAAGTGGTGGAAGCGGATTCTTAGGAATTACTCAGTTAACATTTGGTATCTTCGGATCTACTGTTAGCTTAGTGGCTATGGTTGTTGTAAGTTTAATGACTTCAGCACCGAGCGCTGCAACACAAAAAATGGTTGATGATTCTAGGGTACCTGCGGGTGCGTCTGTAATCGGCGGCCAAAAATAA
- a CDS encoding 4a-hydroxytetrahydrobiopterin dehydratase translates to MSDDLLRKKCLPCEGGVLPFDVSEIHKYQKKVDGWDIIEDENKIFFLFKKFRFENFLKSQNFVNEVGKISEEEGHHPDINFGWGYAEIKITTHAIKGLSENDFILAAKIDKITNV, encoded by the coding sequence ATGAGTGATGATCTTTTAAGAAAAAAATGTTTACCTTGTGAAGGTGGAGTCCTTCCTTTTGATGTATCTGAAATTCATAAATATCAGAAGAAAGTTGATGGCTGGGATATTATAGAAGATGAAAATAAAATATTTTTTCTATTTAAAAAATTTAGATTTGAAAACTTTTTAAAAAGTCAAAATTTTGTTAATGAAGTTGGTAAAATTTCTGAGGAAGAGGGTCATCATCCAGATATAAATTTTGGTTGGGGTTATGCAGAAATTAAAATTACCACACATGCAATCAAAGGCCTCTCAGAAAATGATTTTATTTTAGCTGCTAAGATAGATAAAATTACTAATGTCTGA
- a CDS encoding heparinase II/III family protein has protein sequence MQSRNSLNLSNGIFFKLKSSFKKLYKNSNFYEKRISKTFDNNFEYKPSPHLLSSIIKYQKKKYKIEDFVTETIWTNNISSKDFKKLNNFFWFFSLDLKSSKETTQSIILNWINKNEKFDENIWEFNITAKRIIAWLSNHQLTYEDSNEEYRLYFNHMLQKQTNHLLNEIKNLDETEEKLIGCAAIILTGLAYKDEKNYLESGLNILKNLIKNSLDKQGFPKSRNIQNLVFYLKYLIIIREWFKESQNPIPEYVDETIYYLGSSYAFIWQNIKQDIFFNGNYSSNHNEFDQYLKRFGYTFKNEINELAGYTILQNKKFILAADIGSNPEKIYTKNYQAGALSFEIFSNDKKLISNSGYYPDPKNRLNKFSKSTALQSTLSIEDYSSCDFIKAGDNFLIQKDLKIENKNIVFEKNYWKISASHNGYLKKFKLDHHREIEFYPEQFKFIGHDKIVRKNPDKQIKFDIRFHLHPDSKVMKTQNNKFILIQLEDEGWQFSCDNYDINIDNGLYFGNKNSYQENQNIFISGMSNESEQIIKWEISKI, from the coding sequence ATGCAATCTCGAAATTCCTTAAATCTTTCTAATGGAATATTTTTTAAGTTAAAATCTTCATTTAAAAAATTATATAAAAATTCAAATTTTTATGAAAAACGAATTTCAAAAACTTTTGATAACAATTTTGAATATAAACCAAGTCCTCATCTTTTATCTTCAATTATAAAGTATCAGAAAAAAAAATATAAGATTGAAGATTTTGTAACTGAAACTATCTGGACAAACAATATTTCTTCTAAAGACTTTAAAAAACTAAACAATTTTTTTTGGTTTTTTAGTTTGGATTTAAAATCATCCAAAGAAACCACGCAATCTATTATTCTCAATTGGATTAATAAAAATGAAAAATTTGATGAAAATATTTGGGAATTCAATATTACTGCAAAAAGAATTATTGCTTGGCTTTCCAATCATCAGTTAACTTATGAAGATAGTAATGAGGAATATAGATTATATTTTAATCATATGCTTCAAAAACAAACTAACCATTTATTAAATGAGATCAAAAATTTAGATGAAACAGAAGAAAAACTGATTGGCTGTGCGGCAATAATTTTAACAGGTTTAGCGTATAAAGATGAGAAAAATTATTTAGAGAGTGGTTTAAATATATTAAAAAATTTAATCAAAAACTCTCTTGATAAACAAGGTTTTCCCAAATCAAGAAATATTCAAAATTTAGTTTTTTATCTTAAATATCTAATCATTATTAGAGAATGGTTTAAAGAATCACAAAATCCAATTCCAGAATATGTTGATGAAACTATATATTATTTAGGATCCAGTTATGCTTTTATATGGCAAAACATAAAACAAGATATCTTTTTTAATGGAAATTATTCATCTAATCATAATGAATTTGACCAATATTTAAAACGATTTGGATATACTTTTAAAAATGAAATTAATGAGTTAGCTGGGTATACAATATTACAAAATAAAAAATTTATCCTTGCAGCTGATATTGGATCAAATCCTGAAAAAATATATACCAAAAATTATCAGGCAGGCGCCTTATCTTTTGAAATTTTTTCTAACGATAAAAAATTAATTTCAAATTCTGGATATTATCCAGATCCAAAAAACAGACTGAATAAATTTTCCAAAAGCACTGCTTTGCAAAGTACACTTTCAATTGAAGATTATTCTTCATGTGATTTTATTAAAGCTGGAGATAATTTTTTGATACAAAAAGATTTAAAAATTGAAAATAAAAATATAGTTTTTGAGAAGAATTATTGGAAAATTTCAGCTAGTCATAATGGTTACTTGAAAAAGTTTAAATTAGATCATCATAGAGAAATAGAATTCTATCCTGAACAATTTAAATTTATTGGTCATGATAAAATAGTAAGGAAAAATCCTGATAAGCAAATTAAATTTGATATTAGATTTCATCTTCATCCCGACTCTAAAGTTATGAAAACACAAAATAATAAGTTTATATTAATACAATTAGAAGATGAAGGTTGGCAATTTAGTTGTGATAACTATGATATAAATATTGATAATGGTTTATATTTCGGTAATAAAAATTCGTATCAAGAAAACCAAAATATATTTATCTCTGGCATGAGTAATGAAAGTGAACAAATAATTAAATGGGAAATAAGTAAAATTTAA
- the purH gene encoding bifunctional phosphoribosylaminoimidazolecarboxamide formyltransferase/IMP cyclohydrolase — protein sequence MKKIKTALISVSDKNNLKPVLEILKKYQIKIISSGGTYKEIKKLKFNCLEVSDFTDSPEILEGRVKTLHPKIHAGILNKRNNKTHLNDLKKNNFENIDLVIVNFYPFEKTLETTNNHKKIIENIDVGGPTMVRSAAKNYNDVTVITSSNQYQELIDEMNKNNGATSLNFREKLSRTAFTETAYYDSIISNYFNKKANIHLPDKKVFSANLIEKLRYGENPHQFSGYYSKNLKTNLKQIHGKQLSYNNYNDIFAALTISKSLPKNKGTVIVKHANPCGVSINSNPIDSYKSALACDPISAFGGIVSCNFKITKNLAVELNKLFLEVIIANGFDSNALKILKTKKNLRVIDATNYSLSEITKFNSSNEAILVQSEDLKIFKNTDFKVVSKRKPNPKMLRNLIFAFNVCRYVKSNAIVLARNESIVGIGSGQPSRLDSCEIAISKMIKFNLFGNNLVAASDAFFPFVDGIEKLVQSGVQAVIQPSGSIRDKEIIKFANETNTILLFSKTRHFRH from the coding sequence ATGAAAAAAATAAAGACAGCTCTTATTTCTGTATCAGATAAAAATAATTTAAAACCAGTTTTAGAAATTTTAAAAAAATATCAAATCAAAATTATTAGTTCTGGCGGAACTTATAAAGAAATAAAGAAATTAAAATTTAATTGTTTAGAAGTATCTGATTTTACAGATTCTCCTGAAATTTTAGAGGGAAGAGTTAAAACCTTGCATCCAAAAATACACGCAGGAATCCTTAATAAAAGAAATAATAAAACACATTTAAATGACTTAAAAAAAAACAATTTTGAAAATATTGATCTAGTAATTGTAAATTTTTATCCCTTTGAAAAAACTTTAGAAACTACAAATAATCATAAAAAAATAATTGAAAATATAGATGTGGGGGGTCCCACAATGGTTAGGTCTGCTGCTAAAAATTATAATGATGTAACCGTGATTACCTCTTCTAATCAATATCAAGAATTAATTGATGAGATGAATAAAAATAACGGAGCTACATCATTAAATTTCAGAGAAAAACTATCAAGAACAGCTTTTACAGAAACTGCTTACTATGACTCGATAATCTCAAACTATTTTAATAAAAAAGCAAACATACACCTGCCAGATAAAAAAGTTTTTTCTGCAAATTTAATTGAAAAACTTAGGTATGGAGAAAATCCACATCAATTCAGTGGATACTACTCAAAAAATTTAAAAACTAATTTAAAACAAATTCATGGAAAGCAACTAAGTTATAATAATTATAATGATATATTTGCTGCCTTGACTATTTCAAAATCATTACCAAAAAATAAAGGCACAGTAATTGTAAAACATGCAAACCCTTGTGGTGTATCAATAAATTCAAATCCTATAGATAGTTATAAATCTGCATTAGCATGTGATCCCATAAGCGCTTTTGGGGGAATAGTCTCTTGTAATTTTAAAATAACGAAAAATCTTGCAGTTGAGCTAAATAAACTTTTTTTAGAAGTAATTATTGCTAATGGTTTTGATAGTAACGCCTTAAAAATACTTAAAACTAAAAAAAATTTACGTGTAATTGATGCAACAAATTATTCACTCAGTGAAATTACAAAATTCAATTCATCAAACGAAGCAATATTAGTTCAATCTGAAGACTTAAAAATATTTAAAAATACAGATTTTAAAGTTGTATCTAAAAGAAAACCAAACCCTAAGATGCTTAGAAATCTAATTTTTGCATTCAATGTTTGTAGATATGTCAAATCCAACGCAATAGTTCTTGCAAGAAATGAATCAATTGTTGGTATTGGATCAGGTCAACCAAGCAGATTAGATAGCTGCGAGATAGCAATTAGTAAAATGATAAAATTTAATTTATTTGGAAATAATTTAGTTGCAGCATCAGATGCTTTCTTTCCATTTGTAGATGGAATTGAAAAATTAGTTCAATCAGGAGTTCAAGCTGTAATTCAGCCTTCTGGATCAATTAGAGATAAAGAAATTATTAAATTTGCAAATGAAACAAATACAATTCTACTCTTTTCAAAGACAAGACATTTCAGACATTAG
- a CDS encoding esterase yields the protein MDKKKLSWKDLSLSDFKVYFFSLFKAFVPKKKIKTLDELEEFVQTKSAWISQVTLYSYLKTRMGTRYVLHFDNDEFMKSVNEAKWNIYSVALQDLTFFTFSYLKVNSSFNELDKAKEIFLKILDDETTNNMPLNVIEVAKKEFDERLINIDWEKYHNDRPFNPSALSMYKWAPIADELKTLDRKIVLNSVILKWDVIKKEFKDRIQF from the coding sequence ATGGATAAAAAAAAATTAAGTTGGAAAGATTTATCATTGAGTGATTTCAAAGTTTATTTTTTTTCATTGTTTAAAGCTTTTGTACCAAAAAAAAAAATTAAAACTTTAGATGAGTTAGAAGAGTTTGTTCAAACAAAATCTGCATGGATATCTCAAGTTACACTTTATAGTTATTTAAAAACTAGGATGGGGACAAGATATGTTCTTCATTTTGATAATGATGAATTTATGAAGTCTGTAAATGAAGCTAAATGGAATATATATTCTGTTGCTCTTCAAGATTTAACGTTTTTTACTTTTTCTTATTTAAAGGTTAATTCTAGTTTTAATGAACTAGATAAAGCTAAGGAAATTTTTTTAAAAATTTTAGATGATGAGACAACGAACAACATGCCTTTAAATGTCATCGAAGTTGCAAAAAAAGAATTTGATGAAAGACTAATTAATATTGATTGGGAAAAGTATCATAATGATCGTCCTTTCAACCCAAGTGCTTTATCAATGTATAAATGGGCACCAATAGCTGATGAGCTAAAAACACTTGATCGAAAAATAGTTTTAAATTCTGTTATTTTAAAATGGGATGTTATTAAAAAAGAATTTAAAGACAGAATACAGTTTTAA
- a CDS encoding DUF4212 domain-containing protein, whose translation MAKNAQHWEKTRGLLFVTLAIWAVFSMGIFLFGAEMNEVSGPFGYPLTYWFTCQGSLAIFVILIFWFAGRQEKIDEEFGFSEKGDD comes from the coding sequence ATGGCGAAAAACGCTCAACACTGGGAAAAGACCAGAGGCTTGTTGTTTGTAACACTTGCAATCTGGGCTGTATTCTCAATGGGTATATTCCTTTTCGGAGCTGAAATGAACGAAGTTTCTGGACCTTTTGGGTATCCATTAACTTATTGGTTCACATGTCAGGGTTCTCTTGCAATATTTGTAATCCTTATTTTCTGGTTTGCAGGTAGACAAGAAAAAATTGATGAAGAGTTCGGCTTTAGTGAAAAAGGAGACGACTAA
- a CDS encoding EVE domain-containing protein, with protein MNYWLLKSEPDVWSIEQQIKAGKKGAPWDGVRNYQAANNLKNMKKGDLCFFYHSNIGKEVVGIVKVIKEHYLDKTDKTGRFVAVTVQFKSKFSKPVTLENIKKNKDLSDLALIKQSRLSVMPIDDKSWKIINNMSKI; from the coding sequence ATGAATTATTGGTTATTAAAATCTGAGCCAGATGTTTGGTCCATTGAGCAACAAATTAAGGCTGGCAAAAAAGGTGCACCCTGGGATGGTGTTAGAAATTATCAAGCAGCAAACAATCTAAAAAATATGAAGAAGGGTGATCTATGTTTTTTTTATCACTCTAATATTGGCAAAGAAGTGGTTGGGATAGTAAAAGTAATTAAAGAACACTATTTAGATAAAACTGATAAGACTGGAAGATTTGTTGCAGTAACAGTCCAATTTAAAAGTAAGTTCTCTAAACCAGTGACCCTTGAAAATATCAAAAAAAATAAGGATTTAAGCGATTTAGCGCTTATTAAACAAAGTAGACTTTCAGTAATGCCAATTGATGATAAAAGCTGGAAAATTATAAATAACATGAGTAAAATTTAA
- the rpe gene encoding ribulose-phosphate 3-epimerase: MKNIQISPSILSADFSQLGNEIKRLEEGGADMIHVDVMDGHFVPNLTIGPPVIKALRKHCSLKFDVHLMISPVHKYIEAYADAGADIITVHPEATDNLEDSINKIIDLKKKVGVSLNPETSIDLIKNLLDKIDLVLIMSVNPGFGGQKFMPEVLEKIKQLKKIREIEKLNFDIEIDGGINFDNCKIAIEAGANILVSGTTVFKSNDGDIKKNINLLKTK; the protein is encoded by the coding sequence ATGAAAAATATACAAATATCACCTTCAATTTTATCAGCTGATTTTAGCCAATTAGGGAATGAAATAAAAAGACTTGAGGAAGGTGGGGCCGACATGATTCATGTAGATGTTATGGATGGACACTTTGTTCCAAACTTAACAATCGGCCCTCCAGTAATTAAAGCTCTCAGAAAACATTGTTCATTAAAATTCGATGTTCATTTAATGATTTCTCCAGTACATAAATACATAGAAGCTTATGCGGATGCGGGTGCAGATATAATTACTGTGCATCCAGAAGCAACTGACAATTTAGAAGATTCAATAAATAAAATAATAGATCTAAAAAAAAAGGTAGGAGTTTCTCTTAATCCTGAAACAAGTATAGATTTAATAAAAAATCTTTTAGATAAAATTGATTTAGTTTTAATAATGAGTGTAAATCCTGGGTTTGGTGGACAAAAATTTATGCCAGAAGTTTTAGAAAAAATTAAACAATTAAAAAAAATTAGAGAAATAGAAAAACTTAACTTTGATATTGAAATAGACGGTGGGATAAATTTTGATAATTGTAAAATAGCAATTGAAGCTGGTGCTAATATTCTTGTATCTGGTACAACGGTTTTTAAAAGCAATGATGGAGATATTAAAAAGAATATTAATTTATTAAAAACAAAATAA